In Streptomyces sp. NBC_01231, the sequence CGAACCGGCGTTCCGTCGGCACCTGTTGGGCGGGATCCGGTACGCGGTCGGCGAGGCCCAGGCGGACTGCCGGCCGGAGACCGGATACCGTCCGCTCTTCGACGGCAGCCAGGGCTCCCTCTCCGGCTGGAAGCAGGCCGGCCCGGGCTCCTTCACCCTGGACGCCGACGGCACGCTCACGTCGTCCGGCGGGATGGGCATGCTCTGGTACGCCGACCGCGGGTTCGGGGCGTACTCCCTGAAGCTCGACTGGAAGACGGCCGGCGCGGCGGGCGACGACAACTCCGGGGTCTTCGTGGGCTTCCCGCCCTCCGACGACCCGTGGTCCGCCGTGAACAACGGCTACGAGATCCAGATCGACGCCACCGACGTCCCGGAGAAGACCACCGGGTCCGTCTACGGCTTCCAGTCCGCGGACCTGGGCAGGCGCGACCGGGCGCTGAACCCGCCGGGGGAGTGGAACACGTACGAGATCCGGGTGGAGGGCGAACGCCTCCGCGTCTGGCTCAACGGCGTGAAGATCAACGATTTCACCAGCGCCGATCCGGCCCGCAGCCTCGCTGACGGACACATCGGCATCCAGAACCACGGAGCCGACGACCAGGTGGCGTTCCGCGACATCCGGATCAAGGAACTGCCCGCGGAGTCCCCGGCACGCACGGCTTCGCAGGGCGACTGAGCGACGGCGGGCGGGGGACGCCGGACCTCCGCCCGCCGTCATCTTCCCCACCTCGGGGTGCCCATGTCGTGGGTCGCACGTCGTGGGTCGTACGTCGTGTGTCGTACGTCGTGTTCGAGAAGGAGGCTGCCCATGTCCGCGTCCGTTTCCGCACCACGCGTCGGTGTCTGGCTGATCGGCGCCCGCGGCTCCGTCGCCACCACCGTCGTGGCGGGCTGCGCCGCAGTGACCGCGGGCCTGCGCCCGCCGACCGGCCTGGCCACCGAGACCCCCGCGTTCGCCGACAGCGGCCTGCCGCCGCTGGACTCGCTGGTCTTCGGCGGCCACGACACGGTGGATTGCCCGCTGCCCAAACGCGCGGAAACGCTCGCGGCGGGCGGTGTTCTGCCGCCCGGCCTCGTGGAGGCGGTCCAGGCCGAACTCGCCGCCGCCGACCGGGAGATCGCCCCAGGCGGCCCGCTCGCCGGCGACACGCGGAGCGAGGAGGAACTCATCGCCGCGTTCGCCGCGGACCTAGAGGACTTCGTGCGACGACACGGACTGGCGCGGACGGTGGTGGTGAACGTCGCCTCCACCGAGCCTGTGGCCACCGGCCAGTCCCTGCCCCCGAGTTCGCTGTACGCGGCGGCCGCGTTGCGCGCGGGCTGTCCCTACGTCAACTTCACCCCCTCCACCGGACTGCACCACCCCACGCTCGCGGCCCGGGCGGCGACGAGCGGGCTGCCCTACGCGGGGCGCGACGGCAAGACCGGCCAGACGCTGCTGCGCTCGGTACTGGGCCCCATGTTCGCGCAGCGGGCCCTCGCCGTCCGCGCCTGGTCCGGCACCAACCTGCTGGGGGGCGGCGACGGAGCCGCCCTCGCCGACCCGGCAGCCGCGGCGGCGAAGAACGCGGGCAAGGAGAGGGTGCTGGCCGACACCCTCGGCACCGTCCCCGAGGGCGACGTCCACATCGACGACGTCCCCGTGCTCGGTGACTGGAAGACCGCCTGGGACCACATCGCCTTCGACGGGTTCCTCGGCGCCCGCATGATCCTCCAGACCATCTGGCAGGGCTGCGACTCGGCCCTGGCCGCCCCCCTGGTCCTCGACCTGGCCCGGCTGACCGCCCGGGCCCACGAACAGGGCCTGACCGGACCACTGAGCGAACTGGGCTTCTACTTCAAGGACCCGGTGGGCGAGGGTCCGGCGGCGCTGGGCGAACAGTACGCGGCACTCCTGGGATTCGCGGAGCGGTTGCGGGGCGGAGGCTCCGGTCCGCGTCCGTGGCCTTTGCATCCGCGGGAGCGGGCCGGGGAGATCCCGGGCCCGGCGGCGGACGAGCGGGGGGAAGCCTGATGGGCGGCCGGACCGAACCGGAGCCCGGACACATGAACGGCGCCGTCCGGCCGATCGACCCCGCCAACCCCAACGGCCCGCCCGACCCGCCACCCGCCGAGAGCCGCAACGACGACGACGGGTCGGACGCGCCGGGCGCACCCTCGGACGGTGGCGCTGGGACCGGTGTCCCGGACGCACTCCCGGCTGGTGCGGATGGGGTGGAGGTGCCGGTCGCACCGGCGGGTGTTGCGGGGGCGCGTGTCCCGGTCGTACCCCCGGCCGGTGATGCCGGGTCGGCCGGGCCGGTCACGTCGGCGGGTGTCGCCGGGTCGGGTGTCCCGGTCGTCACACCGCAGGCTGGTGGCGCTGGGTCGGACGCGCCGGTCGCATCGGCCGGTGCCCCGGTCACTCCGTCGGCTGGTGTCGCCGGGTCGGCCGGGCCGGTCACGTCGGCGGGTGTCGCCGGGTTGGGTGTCCCGGTCGTCACACCGCAGGCTGGTGCTCCTGGGTCACACACGCCGGTCGCGTCGGCCGGTGTTGCTGGGCCGGACGCTCCGGTCACGTCGGCCGGTGTCACTGGATCCGGTGGTCCGGTCACACCGACCCGCGGCACCCGATCGCACGCCCCGGTCTCCCCGGGCGCCCCCGCCGGGCGGGTCGGCGCCGGGCCCTCACTGAGGGCCGGCAGGGCCGGCGCCTGGGCCGAACTGCTGCGCCTCCCGGCCTTGTTCACCGTCCCCGGGGACGCCCTCGCGGGTGCTGCCGCGGCAGGCGCACGAGCCGATTCCCGCACCCTGCTCGCCATCTGCTCCTCCCTGTGCCTGTACGAGGCGGGCATGGCCCTCAACGACTGGGCCGACCGGGCCGAGGACGCCGCCGAGCGTCCGCACCGTCCCCTCCCCTCCGGCCGGATCCGCCCGACCGCGGCCCTCACGGCAGCCTGCGCCCTCACCGGCGCGGGCCTGTCCCTGGCAGCCTGCGCAGGCCGACCCGCCCTCGCCGTGGCGGCTCCGCTGGCCGCGACCGTCTGGGCGTACGACCTCGCCCTGAAGCACACGCCGGCAGGCCCCTTCGCCATGGCGACAGCGCGTGGCCTCGACCTGCTGCTCGGCGCCGCGGCGACCACGGGAACGAGGGGGAAGGACAAGGCAAGGGGCACGACTCGTCGTACCGGCACCGGCGGGAAGCCCGCGGCGGCCGTCGGCACCAGGGGCGCGGCCGGAGCCGGAAGGAACACAGCGCCCGCCGCCGTACCGTCGGCCGCCACGAGCCGCGTGCGCCGAGCCCTGCCGTCCGCCGCCCTGCTGAGCACGCACACCCTCGCCGTCACCACCGTCTCGCGCAGGGAAACCCAGGGCGGCTCACCCCTGGCTCCCCTCGGCGCCCTGGCCACGACCGCGTTACTCACGCGACTCCTGGCACACCCGACCACCGGGCCGAGCGGCAGGCCCGACGGCAGGGAGGGCACCAGGTCCGGCACCCTCGAGCCCGCTGCCGCCGGCACCCTGCGCACCGCTCTGGCGACCACTCTCGCCACCTCGTACGCCACCACCGCCGCCCGCCCCTACTTCCACGCCACCCTCAATCCGTCACCCCCGCTCACCCAACGAGCCGTCGTCGGCGGCATCCGCGCCATGATCCCCCTCCAGTCCGCCCTCGCCGCCCGCTCCGGCGCGACGGTCACCGCGCTGCTCACCGCGGCCCTCGCCCCACTCGCGGCGAGATTCGCGAGGAAGGTGAGCGTCACATGAACTCCCAGTCCCTCCACCCGACGGACGGCGCGGGTCCCGACGCCGGCGCCCTCCGCTTCGGCTACGGCACCAACGGCCTCGCCGACCTCCGACTCGACGACGCCCTGACCCTGCTCGCCGACCTCGGCTACGACGGCGTCGGTCTGACCCTCGACCACATGCACCTCGACCCGCTCGCCCCGGACCTCCCGGCCCGCACCCGTCGCCTCGCGCATCGGCTGGACCAGCTCGGCCTGACGGTCACCGTCGAGACGGGCGCCCGCTATGTCCTCGACCCGCGCCGCAAACACGGGCCCTCCCTGCTGGATCCCGACCCCGACGACCGCGCCCGGCGCGTCGACCTGCTGATCCGCGCGGTCCGTGTCGCCGCCGACCTGGGCGCCCACGCCGTCCACTGCTTCAGCGGGACCACCCCGACCGGCACGGACGAGGACACGGCATGGAAGCGCCTGGCCGAGGCGCTCGCCCCGGTCCTGGACGCGGCCACCAAGGCCGGCGTCCCCCTCGCCGTGGAACCCGAACCAGGTCACCTCCTCGCCACCCTCGCGGACTTCCACCGGCTCCGCCGTACCCTCGGCGACCCCGAGCCTCTCGGCCTGACCCTCGACATCGGCCACTGCCAGTGCCTCGAACCGCTCCCGCCCGCCGACTGCGTACGCGCCGCCGCTCCGTGGCTGCGCCACGTCCAGATCGAGGACATGCGCCGCGGCGTCCATGAACACCTCCCCTTCGGGGACGGGGAGATCGACTTCCCGCCCGTGCTCGCCGCCCTCGCCGCCACCGGCTACCAGGGCCTGACCGTCGTCGAACTGCCCCGCCACTCCCACGCGGGCCCCCACTTCGCCGAACTCTCCCTTCCCTATCTCCGTCACGCAGCCGCGCCCTCACAAGGGAGCACCCCATGACCCGAGCGCACGCCCACCCGGCGTCCGAGGCGGTCGGCATCCAGGGCACCACCCTCGCCCGCACCCTGCCGTCCGACCTGCACGACCAGGTCGTCACCGCCCTCGACGAGGCCGCTCATGCCTGGCTGGAGCAAGCACTCGGCGAGGCCGCCGCCCGCCCCCGCACCAACGGGCCCATCTCCGTGTGGGAGCTGCGGCTCGCCGAAGCCGGACGCCGCTGTGGCCCGGAGTACGCCGACGCCGTCCGTGTCCTGATCCTCGACGCGGCCCGCGCCGACCCGGACGCCCTCTCCCGCGTCTACGCCCAGGGCACCGCCGCCGAACGCCGTGCCGTCCTGTACGCACTGCCCCACCTGGTGCCCGGACCCGAAGCGCTCCCGCTGGTCGAGGACGCCCTGCGCACCAACGACACCCGGCTCCTGGCCGCCGCCGTCGGCCCCTACACCGCCCGGCACCTGCCTGCCCACGCCTGGCGGCACGCCGTCCTGAAGTGCCTGTTCACGGGCGTGCCCCTGGCGGAGGTGGCCGACCTGGAGCACCGCGCCCGCGCCGACACGGAACTCGCCCGCATGCTCCACGACTACGTCGCGGAACGCACCGCCGCCGGCCGCCCCGTCCCCGAAGATCTGCGCCGCGTCCTGGCCCTGACCGGCCCCACGCCCACGCCGCCCGCCGACCCCGGCACCCGCGGCCTCGACGGCAAGGAGTCCTGATGCGCCTCTTCGACCCCCACATCCACATGACGTCCCGCACCACCGACGACTACGAGGCCATGCGAGCCGCGGGCGTCCGGGCCGTCGTCGAGCCGTCCTTCTGGCTCGGCCAGCCCCGCACCTCGCCCTCCTCCTTCTTCGACTACTTCGACTCGCTGCTGGGCTGGGAGCCCTTCCGGGCCGCCCAGTACGGCATCGCCCACCACTGCACGATCGCCCTCAACCCCAAGGAGGCGAACGACCCGCGCTGCGTCCCCGTCCTCGACGAACTGCCCCGGTATCTCGTCAAGGACCAGGTGGTGGCCGTCGGCGAGATCGGCTACGACTCGATGACCCCGGCCGAGGACACCGCCCTCGCCGCGCAGCTCCAGCTCGCCGCCGACCACCAACTGCCGGCCCTGGTCCACACCCCGCACCGCGACAAACTCGCCGGCCTGCGCCGCACCCTCGACGTGATCCGGGAATCCGCCCTGCCGCCCGAACGGGTGCTGGTCGACCACCTCAACGAGACCACCGTCAAAGAGGCCAGGGACAGCGGCTGCTGGCTGGGTTTCTCCGTCTATCCCGACACCAAGATGGACGAGGAGCGGATGGTGGTGATCCTCAAGGAGTACGGCCCCGAGAAGGTGCTCGTGAACTCCGCCGCCGACTGGGGGAGAAGCGATCCCCTCAAGACCCGCGGCGTCGCCGACGCCATGCTGGCGAGCGGTTTCGGCGAGGACGACGTCGACCAGGTGCTGTGGCGCAACCCCGTCGCCTTCTACGGCCTCAGCGGCCGCCTGATCCTCGACGTGCCGGACACGTCCGGCACCCACGAGGGCAACTCCGTCCTGCGCGGCGGGGAGTGAGCGATGCGCTTCCGGCACCCCGACGGCAGCATCGTCCACCTCGCCTACTGCACCAACGTCCACCCCGCCGAGACCCTCGACGGCGTCCTCGCGCAACTGCGCGACCACTGCGAACCCGTGCGCCGCCGCCTGGGCCGCGACCGGCTCGGCATCGGTCTGTGGCTCGCCCGGGACGCGGCGCACGCCCTCGTCAGCGACCCGTCCGCGCTGCGGCGACTGCGCACCGAACTCGACCGACGCGGCCTCGAAGTCGTCACCCTCAACGGCTTCCCGTACCAGGGATTCGGCGCCGAGGAGGTCAAGTACCGCGTCTACAAACCCGACTGGGCCGACCCGGAACGCCTCGACCACACCACCGCCCTGGCCCGCGTCCTCGCCAAACTCCTCCCCGACGACGTCACCGAGGGCAGCATCTCCACCCTCCCGCTCGCCTGGCGCACCGCCCACGACCAGCGCACCGCGCAGGCGGCCCGCACCGCCCTGCTCACCCTCGCCGAACGCCTCGACGCCCTGGAGGAGCTGACCGGACGCTCCATCCGTATCGGTCTGGAGCCGGAACCCGGCTGCGTCGTCGAGACCACCCACGACGCCATCACCCCGCTGACCGCGATCGCACACGACCGGATCGGCATCTGCGTCGACACCTGCCACCTCGCCACCTCCTTCGAAGACCCGGACACCGCCGTCGACGCACTCGTCGAAGCCGGTATCCCCGTCGTCAAGTCCCAGCTCTCGGCCGCCCTGCACGCCGAGCACCCGCACCTCCCCGAGGTCCGTGCGGCCCTCGCCGCCTTCGACGAACCCCGCTTCCTGCACCAGACCCGCACCGCCACCGCCGCCGGCCTGCGCGGCACCGACGACCTCGGTGAGGCCCTCGCCGGCGACACCCTCCCTGAAGGGGCTCCCTGGCGCGCCCACTTCCACGTCCCCCTGCACGCGGCCCCCGCCGCGCCCCTCACCTCCACGCTCCCCGTCCTGAAGACCGCCCTGACCCGGCTCGTCGGCGGCCCGGCCCCCCTCACCCGCCATCTGGAGGTCGAGACCTACACCTGGCAGGCGCTCCCGCCCGAGCTCAGGCCACGCGGCCGGGCGCAGCTCGCCGACGGTATCGCCGCCGAACTCGCCCTGGCTCGCGACCTGTTGACCGACCTCGGCCTGAAGGAACTCCCATGAGCAGCCCCGCCTCTGCCGGTGCCGAAGGCGACACGTCCGCCCGGGCCCACCCCGACGCCGACACCGAGGGCGGCGCCAAGCACCCCGTGCCCCTCCTCGTCCTCGACATCGTCGGCCTCACCCCGCGTCTCCTCGACCACATGCCCCACCTCAAGACGCTCGGCCAGTCCGGCTCCCGCGCGCCCCTCGGCACCGTCCTGCCCGCCGTGACCTGCGCGGCCCAGTCCACCTTCCTCACCGGCACCCACCCGTCGGAGCACGGCATCGTCGGCAACGGCTGGTACTTCCGCGAACTCGGCGACGTACTCCTGTGGCGGCAGCACAACGGTCTGGTCGCCGGGGACAAACTCTGGGACGCCGCCCGTCGCGCGCACCCCGGCTACACCGTCGCCAACGTCTGCTGGTGGTACGCGATGGGCGCCGACACCGACATCACCGTCACCCCCCGTCCGATCTACTACTCCGACGGCCGCAAGGAACCGGACTGCTACACCCGGCCCGCGGCCCTGCACGACGAACTCACCGACACACTCGG encodes:
- a CDS encoding inositol-3-phosphate synthase, which produces MSASVSAPRVGVWLIGARGSVATTVVAGCAAVTAGLRPPTGLATETPAFADSGLPPLDSLVFGGHDTVDCPLPKRAETLAAGGVLPPGLVEAVQAELAAADREIAPGGPLAGDTRSEEELIAAFAADLEDFVRRHGLARTVVVNVASTEPVATGQSLPPSSLYAAAALRAGCPYVNFTPSTGLHHPTLAARAATSGLPYAGRDGKTGQTLLRSVLGPMFAQRALAVRAWSGTNLLGGGDGAALADPAAAAAKNAGKERVLADTLGTVPEGDVHIDDVPVLGDWKTAWDHIAFDGFLGARMILQTIWQGCDSALAAPLVLDLARLTARAHEQGLTGPLSELGFYFKDPVGEGPAALGEQYAALLGFAERLRGGGSGPRPWPLHPRERAGEIPGPAADERGEA
- a CDS encoding UbiA family prenyltransferase, with amino-acid sequence MRAGRAGAWAELLRLPALFTVPGDALAGAAAAGARADSRTLLAICSSLCLYEAGMALNDWADRAEDAAERPHRPLPSGRIRPTAALTAACALTGAGLSLAACAGRPALAVAAPLAATVWAYDLALKHTPAGPFAMATARGLDLLLGAAATTGTRGKDKARGTTRRTGTGGKPAAAVGTRGAAGAGRNTAPAAVPSAATSRVRRALPSAALLSTHTLAVTTVSRRETQGGSPLAPLGALATTALLTRLLAHPTTGPSGRPDGREGTRSGTLEPAAAGTLRTALATTLATSYATTAARPYFHATLNPSPPLTQRAVVGGIRAMIPLQSALAARSGATVTALLTAALAPLAARFARKVSVT
- a CDS encoding sugar phosphate isomerase/epimerase, which codes for MNSQSLHPTDGAGPDAGALRFGYGTNGLADLRLDDALTLLADLGYDGVGLTLDHMHLDPLAPDLPARTRRLAHRLDQLGLTVTVETGARYVLDPRRKHGPSLLDPDPDDRARRVDLLIRAVRVAADLGAHAVHCFSGTTPTGTDEDTAWKRLAEALAPVLDAATKAGVPLAVEPEPGHLLATLADFHRLRRTLGDPEPLGLTLDIGHCQCLEPLPPADCVRAAAPWLRHVQIEDMRRGVHEHLPFGDGEIDFPPVLAALAATGYQGLTVVELPRHSHAGPHFAELSLPYLRHAAAPSQGSTP
- a CDS encoding EboA domain-containing protein translates to MTRAHAHPASEAVGIQGTTLARTLPSDLHDQVVTALDEAAHAWLEQALGEAAARPRTNGPISVWELRLAEAGRRCGPEYADAVRVLILDAARADPDALSRVYAQGTAAERRAVLYALPHLVPGPEALPLVEDALRTNDTRLLAAAVGPYTARHLPAHAWRHAVLKCLFTGVPLAEVADLEHRARADTELARMLHDYVAERTAAGRPVPEDLRRVLALTGPTPTPPADPGTRGLDGKES
- a CDS encoding TatD family hydrolase, yielding MRLFDPHIHMTSRTTDDYEAMRAAGVRAVVEPSFWLGQPRTSPSSFFDYFDSLLGWEPFRAAQYGIAHHCTIALNPKEANDPRCVPVLDELPRYLVKDQVVAVGEIGYDSMTPAEDTALAAQLQLAADHQLPALVHTPHRDKLAGLRRTLDVIRESALPPERVLVDHLNETTVKEARDSGCWLGFSVYPDTKMDEERMVVILKEYGPEKVLVNSAADWGRSDPLKTRGVADAMLASGFGEDDVDQVLWRNPVAFYGLSGRLILDVPDTSGTHEGNSVLRGGE
- the eboE gene encoding metabolite traffic protein EboE produces the protein MRFRHPDGSIVHLAYCTNVHPAETLDGVLAQLRDHCEPVRRRLGRDRLGIGLWLARDAAHALVSDPSALRRLRTELDRRGLEVVTLNGFPYQGFGAEEVKYRVYKPDWADPERLDHTTALARVLAKLLPDDVTEGSISTLPLAWRTAHDQRTAQAARTALLTLAERLDALEELTGRSIRIGLEPEPGCVVETTHDAITPLTAIAHDRIGICVDTCHLATSFEDPDTAVDALVEAGIPVVKSQLSAALHAEHPHLPEVRAALAAFDEPRFLHQTRTATAAGLRGTDDLGEALAGDTLPEGAPWRAHFHVPLHAAPAAPLTSTLPVLKTALTRLVGGPAPLTRHLEVETYTWQALPPELRPRGRAQLADGIAAELALARDLLTDLGLKELP